The proteins below come from a single Xiphophorus couchianus chromosome 20, X_couchianus-1.0, whole genome shotgun sequence genomic window:
- the fezf2 gene encoding fez family zinc finger protein 2 has protein sequence MASSASLETVMSCGKTGPSGAPKSLAFSIDRIMSKSSEPRGGAEERSEGKKLLGLCSPIPCMIPLQPFSYDLQAKALMNYSELWRASLRGTFCGSAAAPCKGNCGVCARAESTLKQPVPPTGSRVVKPQVIHQAVAVPSVGSLYYLNYLDSAYQQSELLAGHWLSTPQVQASLSAHHRLLLLENAKLAGAGSEKLPTPQYPHKEHLPGQLDQIVKENHALVGEKNGVKTHGKLSSGGCGAEGKHKNFTCEVCGKVFNAHYNLTRHMPVHTGARPFVCKVCGKGFRQASTLCRHKIIHTQEKPHKCNQCGKAFNRSSTLNTHVRIHAGYKPFVCEFCGKGFHQKGNYKNHKLTHSGEKQYKCSICNKAFHQIYNLTFHMHTHNDKKPFTCATCGKGFCRNFDLKKHIRKLHESGFAAVSEALREPQS, from the exons atggcaAGTTCTGCCTCTCTGGAGACAGTGATGTCCTGCGGTAAGACCGGGCCCTCCGGGGCTCCGAAGAGCCTGGCTTTCTCCATCGACCGGATCATGTCCAAGAGCTCGGAGCCGAGAGGCGGCGCGGAGGAGCGCTCGGAGGGGAAGAAGTTGCTCGGCCTCTGCTCCCCCATCCCCTGCATGATCCCGCTGCAGCCGTTCAGCTACGACCTGCAGGCCAAGGCGCTGATGAACTACTCGGAGCTCTGGAGAGCCAGCCTTAGGGGAACGTTCTGTGGATCGGCGGCCGCGCCGTGCAAAGGGAACTGCGGCGTGTGCGCCAGAGCGGAGTCCACGTTGAAGCAGCCGGTGCCGCCCACCGGCAGCAGGGTGGTGAAGCCGCAGGTCATCCACCAAGCCGTGGCCGTGCCCAGCGTGGGCTCGCTCTACTACCTGAATTACCTTGACTCTGCGTACCAGCAGTCAGAGCTCCTGGCCGGACACTGGCTCTCCACCCCCCAGGTCCAGGCGTCCCTGTCGGCGCACCACAGACTCCTGCTGCTGGAGAACGCCAAGCTAGCCGGCGCCGGCTCCGAGAAGCTCCCCACTCCCCAGTACCCACACAAGGAGCATCTGCCGGGCCAGCTGGACCAGATAGTGAAGGAGAACCACGCTCTGGTTGGCGAGAAGAACGGCGTCAAGACGCACGGCAAGCTCAGCTCCGGCGGCTGCGGCGCGGAAGGCAAGCACAAAAACTTCACGTGTGAAGTTTGTGGGAAG GTTTTTAACGCGCATTATAACCTGACCAGACACATGCCGGTGCACACCGGGGCCCGGCCGTTTGTGTGCAAAGTGTGCGGCAAAGGCTTCCGACAGGCCAGCACGCTCTGCAGGCACAAGATCATCCACACTCAG GAGAAGCCGCACAAATGCAACCAGTGCGGCAAGGCGTTCAACAGGAGCTCCACGCTCAACACGCACGTGCGCATCCACGCCGGATACAAGCCGTTTGTGTGCGAGTTCTGCGGGAAAGGTTTCCACCAGAAAG gGAACTACAAGAACCACAAGTTGACGCACAGCGGGGAGAAGCAGTACAAGTGCTCCATCTGCAACAAGGCCTTCCACCAGATCTACAACCTGACGTttcacatgcacacgcacaacGACAAGAAGCCGTTCACCTGCGCCACCTGCGGCAAAGGCTTCTGCCGCAACTTTGACTTGAAGAAGCACATCAGGAAGCTCCACGAGAGCGGCTTCGCTGCGGTCTCGGAGGCCCTGAGGGAGCCGCAGAGCTGA